In Erigeron canadensis isolate Cc75 chromosome 1, C_canadensis_v1, whole genome shotgun sequence, a single window of DNA contains:
- the LOC122583229 gene encoding GATA transcription factor 2-like: MAFCHNISLSGSLPANYPPEQHVLCSLDDLLSGHSVEEVDVNMEWLSIFVEDCLSSSGNCIPPPLKPPQSTTFKAEGTTPEQAKVKETNSMLKIVVPSKARSKIKRSPKCWSKPKMLHQHYWLAESDPKKCTTHNSIGFGTSSSSSGQGQGRKCTHCLSQRTPQWRAGPKGPKTLCNACGVRYKSGRLLPEYRPAKSPTFVNHKHSNSHKKVLEMRMSIIL, from the exons ATGGCTTTCTGCCACAATATCTCTCTTTCCGGCAGTCTTCCGGCCAACTATCCGCCGGAGCAACATGTTCTTTGCAGCCTTGATGACCTCCTTTCCGGCCATTCCGTG gaagaagttGATGTTAACATGGAATGGCTATCAATATTTGTGGAAGATTGTTTATCAAGCAGTGGAAATTGTATCCCGCCACCACTAAAACCCCCCCAGAGTACAACTTTTAAAGCAGAAGGTACCACACCAGAACAagcaaaagtaaaagaaactaATTCGATGCTTAAAATAGTTGTACCTAGCAAGGCAAGGagcaaaataaaaagaagcCCAAAATGTTGGTCTAAGCCCAAAATGCTGCATCAACATTATTGGTTAGCTGAAAGTGACCCAAAAAAATGTACAACTCATAACAGCATTGGATTTGGCACTAGTAGTAGTAGTTCCGGGCAGGGGCAAGGAAGGAAATGTACACATTGTCTCTCACAAAGAACCCCACAGTGGAGGGCAGGGCCAAAAGGACCAAAAACATTGTGTAATGCATGTGGAGTGAGATATAAGTCGGGCAGGCTGCTGCCCGAATATAGACCAGCCAAAAGTCCTACCTTTGTGAATCATAAACATTCTAATTCTCACAAGAAAGTGTTGGAAATGAGAATGTCTATTATCCTATAA